In the genome of Streptomyces racemochromogenes, one region contains:
- a CDS encoding nuclear transport factor 2 family protein, translating to MTQRVDLATVLDRLAIDEVVSGYAAAVDDGDWAAYRALFTPSGRADYSSAGGVEGPAAEVADWLAETMRLFPVRQHLIVNRVVRLEDRDGWPGDSAEVRADFLNPMRLAGPDDTGTAPNFVAAGRYSFALARTPDGWRLTGVTVHEKWRHMSA from the coding sequence ATGACGCAGCGTGTGGACCTGGCGACGGTGCTGGACCGCCTCGCCATCGACGAGGTGGTCTCGGGGTACGCGGCGGCCGTCGACGACGGGGACTGGGCCGCCTACCGCGCCCTGTTCACGCCGTCCGGACGGGCCGACTACAGCTCGGCGGGCGGGGTCGAGGGCCCCGCTGCGGAGGTCGCCGACTGGCTCGCGGAGACCATGCGGCTGTTCCCGGTGCGCCAGCACCTGATCGTCAACCGGGTGGTCCGGCTGGAGGACCGGGACGGCTGGCCCGGGGACTCGGCGGAGGTCCGGGCGGACTTCCTGAACCCGATGCGGCTGGCCGGCCCCGACGACACGGGCACGGCCCCCAACTTCGTCGCCGCCGGCCGCTACTCCTTCGCCCTCGCCCGCACCCCGGACGGCTGGCGGCTGACGGGGGTCACGGTCCACGAGAAGTGGCGCCACATGTCGGCCTGA
- a CDS encoding undecaprenyl-diphosphate phosphatase has translation MSWFESLILGLVQGLTEFLPISSSAHLRLTAAFAGWHDPGAAFTAITQIGTEAAVLIYFRKDIGRIISTWFRSLYTKSLRSEQDAKMGWLVIVGSIPIGVLGVAFKDQITGPARDLRLTATTLIVMGLVLGFADWLASRDEEGGRHRVVKQRKTLRELGVKDGLVFGLCQAMALVPGVSRSGATISGGLLLGFTREAAARYSFLLAIPAVLASGAFEIKDVVENPGHIYWGPTVFATVLAFFVGYAVIAWFMKFISTKSFMPFVIYRILLGIALFVLIGMDVLSPHAGESGS, from the coding sequence ATGAGCTGGTTCGAATCCCTAATCCTCGGTCTCGTCCAAGGGCTTACGGAGTTCCTCCCGATCTCCTCCAGCGCCCACCTGCGGCTGACCGCGGCTTTCGCGGGCTGGCACGATCCGGGTGCGGCCTTCACGGCCATCACCCAGATCGGCACCGAGGCCGCCGTGCTGATCTACTTCCGCAAGGACATCGGCCGGATCATCTCCACCTGGTTCCGCTCCCTGTACACCAAGTCGCTGCGCTCCGAGCAGGACGCCAAGATGGGCTGGCTGGTCATCGTCGGCTCGATCCCGATCGGCGTCCTCGGCGTGGCGTTCAAGGACCAGATCACCGGCCCCGCGCGTGACCTGCGGCTGACCGCGACCACCCTGATCGTGATGGGCCTCGTGCTCGGCTTCGCCGACTGGCTGGCCTCGCGCGACGAGGAGGGCGGCCGGCACCGCGTGGTCAAGCAGCGCAAGACGCTGCGGGAACTGGGCGTCAAGGACGGCCTGGTCTTCGGCCTGTGCCAGGCGATGGCGCTGGTCCCGGGCGTCTCCCGGTCCGGTGCGACGATCTCCGGCGGTCTGCTGCTGGGCTTCACCCGCGAGGCGGCGGCGCGCTACTCCTTCCTCCTGGCCATCCCGGCGGTGCTGGCCTCGGGCGCGTTCGAGATCAAGGACGTGGTCGAGAACCCCGGACACATCTACTGGGGGCCGACGGTCTTCGCCACGGTGCTCGCCTTCTTCGTCGGCTACGCGGTCATCGCGTGGTTCATGAAGTTCATCTCCACCAAGAGCTTCATGCCGTTCGTGATCTACCGGATCCTGCTCGGCATCGCGCTGTTCGTGCTCATCGGCATGGACGTGCTCAGCCCGCACGCGGGCGAGTCGGGCTCCTGA
- a CDS encoding TVP38/TMEM64 family protein, with translation MSLLLAPMARLALLVVLLVAAGACVLLYEPQRLLSQGWPPGLPVGTGVLLFAGAYGVCTAAFVPRPLLNLAAGAVFGSQFGLIAAVGGTVVGAGLAFGLGRIMGQEALRPYLRGRWLEAADGQLSRHGFRSVLAVRIFPGVPFAAANYLAAVSRCGWLPFLLATALGTVPNTAAYVIAGASASSPGSPAFLVSFGFIALSGTAAAAVAWRKRHRLAPAAGAGPAPGHPPVVTAAPHGP, from the coding sequence ATGTCCCTCCTCCTCGCGCCCATGGCGCGGCTGGCGCTGCTCGTCGTGCTGCTGGTCGCGGCCGGGGCCTGCGTCCTGCTCTACGAGCCCCAGCGGCTGCTGTCGCAGGGCTGGCCGCCGGGACTGCCGGTGGGCACGGGAGTGCTCCTGTTCGCGGGTGCGTACGGCGTGTGCACGGCCGCGTTCGTGCCGCGGCCGCTGCTCAACCTCGCCGCGGGGGCGGTGTTCGGATCCCAGTTCGGGCTGATCGCGGCCGTCGGCGGCACCGTGGTCGGAGCGGGTCTCGCCTTCGGGCTGGGCCGGATCATGGGGCAGGAGGCGTTGCGTCCGTATCTGCGCGGGCGCTGGCTGGAGGCGGCCGACGGCCAGCTCAGCCGGCACGGCTTCCGCTCGGTGCTGGCGGTGCGGATCTTCCCCGGGGTGCCCTTCGCCGCGGCCAACTACCTCGCCGCCGTCTCCCGCTGCGGCTGGCTCCCCTTCCTCCTCGCGACGGCACTCGGTACGGTGCCCAACACCGCCGCCTACGTGATCGCCGGAGCCAGCGCCTCCTCCCCCGGATCGCCCGCGTTCCTGGTCTCGTTCGGCTTCATCGCGCTCTCCGGGACGGCCGCGGCGGCGGTCGCCTGGCGCAAGCGCCACCGCCTCGCACCCGCCGCCGGCGCCGGGCCCGCCCCCGGGCACCCCCCAGTGGTCACGGCCGCTCCCCACGGGCCCTAG
- the tuf gene encoding elongation factor Tu encodes MAKTAFTRTKPHLNIGTMGHVDHGKTTLTAAITKVLAERGGASFVPFDRIDRAPEEARRGITINLTHVEYETDTRHYAHVDMPGHADYIKNMVTGAAQLDGAILVVSALDGVMPQTAEHVLLARQVGVDHIVVALNKADAGDPELTDLVELEVRDLLSAHGYGGDSAPVVRVSGLGALEGHPQWTGAIEALLDAVDTYVPMPVRYTDAPFLLPVENVLTITGRGTVVTGAVERGTVRLGDRISVLGGDGEPVETVVTGLETFGKPMESAEAGDNVALLLRGVHRDGVRRGHVVAAPGSVAPRRRFTARVYVLSAREGGRTTPVSTGYRPQFYVRTADVVGDVDLGAAGVARPGETVEMTVELGRDVPLEAGLGFAIREGGRTVGAGTVTEVLG; translated from the coding sequence ATGGCCAAGACGGCCTTCACCCGCACCAAGCCGCACCTCAACATCGGCACCATGGGCCACGTCGACCACGGCAAGACCACCCTCACCGCCGCCATCACCAAGGTCCTCGCCGAGCGCGGCGGCGCCTCCTTCGTGCCGTTCGACCGCATCGACCGGGCCCCCGAGGAGGCCCGCCGCGGCATCACCATCAACCTCACGCACGTCGAGTACGAGACCGACACCCGGCACTACGCCCACGTCGACATGCCCGGCCACGCCGACTACATCAAGAACATGGTCACCGGCGCGGCCCAGCTCGACGGGGCGATCCTCGTCGTCTCCGCCCTCGACGGGGTCATGCCCCAGACCGCCGAGCACGTCCTGCTGGCCCGCCAGGTGGGCGTGGACCACATCGTCGTCGCCCTCAACAAGGCCGACGCGGGCGACCCCGAGCTGACCGACCTGGTCGAGCTGGAGGTCCGCGACCTGCTCTCCGCGCACGGCTACGGCGGGGACTCCGCGCCGGTCGTACGGGTCTCCGGGCTCGGCGCGCTGGAGGGCCACCCGCAGTGGACCGGGGCGATCGAGGCGCTGCTCGACGCGGTGGACACGTACGTGCCCATGCCGGTGCGGTACACCGACGCGCCGTTCCTGCTGCCGGTCGAGAACGTCCTGACCATCACGGGCCGGGGCACCGTCGTCACCGGCGCCGTGGAACGCGGCACCGTGCGGCTCGGCGACCGGATCAGCGTCCTCGGGGGCGACGGGGAGCCCGTCGAGACCGTGGTCACCGGCCTGGAGACCTTCGGCAAGCCGATGGAGTCCGCCGAGGCGGGCGACAACGTCGCGCTGCTGCTGCGCGGGGTGCACCGCGACGGGGTGCGCCGCGGGCACGTCGTCGCGGCGCCCGGCAGCGTGGCGCCCCGCCGGCGCTTCACGGCGCGGGTGTACGTCCTCTCCGCCCGCGAGGGCGGCCGGACGACCCCCGTCTCGACCGGCTACCGGCCGCAGTTCTACGTCCGGACCGCCGACGTGGTCGGAGACGTGGACCTGGGCGCGGCGGGCGTCGCCCGGCCGGGGGAGACGGTCGAGATGACCGTCGAGCTGGGCCGGGACGTGCCCCTGGAGGCCGGGCTCGGCTTCGCCATCCGCGAGGGCGGCCGCACGGTCGGCGCGGGGACGGTGACCGAGGTCCTCGGGTAG
- a CDS encoding patatin-like phospholipase family protein — MGGGTALVLGGGGLTGVGWESGILYGLARAGVDLTTADLVVGTSAGSVVGAQLTAGLTARELYERQLGDASGERPARLGAGVFARYALAMVRSRDAAAYRRRVGAFALAAQTGAEAARREVLAARLVSPDWPERRLVVTAVDALSGAPADFDRESGAGLVDAVAASCAVPGVWPPVTVGGRRFIDGGVRSATNADLAAGYARVVILAPIALGSALVPSPASQAARLRAAGARVLLITPSPEARKAFGRNVLDPARRDPAARAGLAQAAGHAADAAAVWGA, encoded by the coding sequence ATGGGCGGCGGAACGGCACTGGTGCTCGGCGGCGGAGGACTGACCGGCGTCGGCTGGGAATCCGGGATCCTGTACGGGCTCGCCCGCGCGGGCGTCGACCTGACCACCGCCGACCTGGTCGTCGGGACCTCGGCCGGCTCCGTGGTCGGCGCCCAGCTCACCGCGGGCCTCACCGCCCGCGAACTGTACGAGCGCCAGCTCGGCGACGCGTCCGGGGAGCGCCCGGCCCGCCTCGGCGCCGGGGTCTTCGCCCGCTACGCCCTGGCGATGGTGCGCTCCCGGGACGCCGCCGCGTACCGCCGCCGCGTCGGCGCCTTCGCCCTGGCCGCGCAGACCGGGGCGGAGGCGGCGCGGCGCGAGGTGCTGGCGGCCCGGCTCGTGTCGCCCGACTGGCCCGAGCGCCGGCTCGTCGTCACCGCCGTCGACGCGCTCAGCGGGGCCCCCGCCGACTTCGACCGGGAGAGCGGCGCCGGGCTCGTCGACGCCGTCGCCGCGAGCTGCGCCGTACCGGGCGTGTGGCCCCCGGTGACGGTCGGCGGACGCCGGTTCATCGACGGCGGGGTCCGCTCGGCGACCAACGCCGACCTCGCCGCCGGCTACGCGCGCGTGGTGATCCTCGCCCCGATCGCGCTCGGATCCGCCCTGGTCCCCTCGCCCGCCTCCCAGGCGGCCCGGCTGCGGGCGGCCGGCGCCCGGGTGCTGCTGATCACCCCTTCCCCGGAAGCCCGCAAGGCCTTCGGGCGCAACGTCCTGGACCCCGCGCGGCGGGACCCCGCCGCCCGCGCCGGGCTCGCGCAGGCCGCCGGGCACGCGGCCGACGCGGCGGCCGTCTGGGGGGCCTGA
- a CDS encoding spermidine synthase, producing MPDVDRERAWLLTVDGAPQSYVDLDEPEHLEFEYVRRLAHVLDCAAEPGAALDLLHLGGGALTLPRYAAAVRPGSRQDVVEFDAALVELVERHLPLAAGARVTVHAADARAWLEAAPEASADVLVADVFGGSRVPAQLTSAEYARQAARVLRPGGLYAANLADGAPFGFLKAQLANFAAAFAELALIAEPGVLRGRRFGNAVLLASDAPLPLAALARRCAADAFPARVESGEGLARFMRGARPVADADAVPSPAPPQGAFSLG from the coding sequence ATGCCGGACGTGGACCGGGAGCGGGCCTGGCTGCTCACCGTCGACGGGGCTCCGCAGTCCTACGTCGACCTCGACGAGCCCGAGCACCTGGAGTTCGAGTACGTACGCCGCCTCGCGCACGTCCTGGACTGCGCGGCGGAGCCGGGGGCCGCCCTGGACCTGCTGCACCTGGGCGGGGGCGCGCTCACCCTCCCGCGCTACGCCGCGGCCGTCCGCCCGGGGTCGCGGCAGGACGTGGTCGAGTTCGACGCCGCCCTGGTGGAGCTGGTGGAGCGTCACCTTCCGCTGGCCGCCGGGGCCCGGGTGACCGTGCACGCCGCCGACGCGCGGGCCTGGCTGGAGGCCGCCCCCGAGGCGAGCGCGGACGTGCTGGTCGCCGACGTCTTCGGGGGCTCACGGGTGCCCGCCCAGCTGACCTCGGCGGAATACGCGCGGCAGGCTGCGCGCGTGCTGAGGCCCGGCGGGCTGTACGCGGCGAACCTGGCCGACGGGGCGCCGTTCGGCTTCCTCAAGGCCCAGCTGGCCAACTTCGCGGCCGCCTTCGCGGAGCTGGCCCTGATCGCCGAGCCCGGGGTGCTGCGCGGGCGCCGCTTCGGCAACGCGGTGCTGCTCGCCTCGGACGCCCCGCTGCCGCTGGCCGCGCTGGCCCGGCGGTGCGCCGCCGACGCCTTCCCCGCCCGGGTGGAGTCGGGGGAGGGGCTCGCCCGGTTCATGCGCGGGGCGCGTCCGGTCGCCGACGCGGACGCGGTCCCCTCCCCGGCCCCGCCGCAGGGGGCCTTCAGCCTGGGGTGA
- a CDS encoding MFS transporter has protein sequence MSPHTVLRTPRRRPAWAGRNYSLLTGAAVVTNLGSHGALIAASFAVLEAGGSGADVGLVAAARTLPLVLFLLVGGALADRLPRHRVMVAANALNCVSQAAFAVLVLAGDPKLWQMMLLTALCGTGTAFFNPAAEGMLLSSVSGEHANRAFALFRMAMNGAGIGGAALGGALIAAIGPGWVLAVDAAAFAVAGALRAFLDVGPTTGRAPGGGLLADLREGWVEFRTRPWLWSIVLQFSVVVAVVGAAEAVYGPLVARDRLGGPAPWGVALAFFGAGTIAGALLMMVWKPRRLLLVGTLCVFPLALPSAGLAVPLPVWGLCAVMFFSGAAIEVFGVNWMTTMHQEIPEEKFSRVSAYDWFGSVSMLPLATALAGPAESAFGRTQALWGCAALVVAATALVLLVPEVRRITRRPPPVKGSAPAPAPAQAAGAVGVTPG, from the coding sequence GTGAGCCCCCACACCGTCCTCCGGACCCCCCGCCGCCGGCCCGCCTGGGCCGGACGCAACTACAGCCTCCTGACGGGCGCCGCGGTCGTCACCAACCTCGGCAGTCACGGGGCGCTCATCGCGGCCTCCTTCGCCGTGCTCGAAGCGGGCGGCAGCGGCGCCGACGTCGGCCTCGTCGCCGCCGCCCGCACGCTGCCCCTCGTCCTCTTCCTGCTCGTCGGCGGGGCGCTCGCCGACCGGCTGCCCCGGCACCGCGTGATGGTCGCGGCCAACGCCCTCAACTGCGTCTCGCAGGCCGCCTTCGCCGTGCTCGTCCTCGCCGGCGACCCGAAGCTGTGGCAGATGATGCTGCTGACCGCGCTCTGCGGCACCGGCACCGCCTTCTTCAACCCCGCCGCCGAGGGCATGCTCCTGTCCAGCGTCTCCGGCGAGCACGCCAACCGGGCCTTCGCCCTCTTCCGCATGGCCATGAACGGCGCCGGCATCGGCGGCGCGGCCCTCGGCGGCGCCCTGATCGCCGCGATCGGCCCCGGCTGGGTACTGGCCGTGGACGCGGCCGCCTTCGCGGTCGCGGGCGCCCTGCGCGCCTTCCTCGACGTGGGCCCCACCACCGGGCGGGCTCCCGGCGGGGGCCTGCTCGCCGACCTGCGCGAGGGCTGGGTGGAGTTCCGGACCCGGCCCTGGCTGTGGAGCATCGTGCTCCAGTTCTCCGTGGTCGTCGCCGTCGTGGGGGCGGCGGAGGCGGTGTACGGGCCCCTCGTCGCCCGCGACCGGCTGGGCGGGCCGGCGCCCTGGGGCGTGGCCCTGGCCTTCTTCGGCGCGGGCACCATCGCCGGAGCGCTCCTGATGATGGTGTGGAAACCGCGCCGCCTGCTGCTGGTGGGCACCCTGTGCGTGTTCCCGCTGGCGCTTCCGTCGGCGGGACTGGCGGTACCGCTGCCGGTCTGGGGGCTGTGCGCGGTGATGTTCTTCAGCGGCGCCGCCATCGAGGTGTTCGGCGTGAACTGGATGACCACGATGCACCAGGAGATACCCGAGGAGAAGTTCTCCCGGGTCTCCGCCTACGACTGGTTCGGCTCGGTGTCCATGCTGCCGCTCGCCACCGCCCTGGCCGGCCCCGCCGAGTCCGCCTTCGGCCGCACCCAGGCCCTGTGGGGCTGCGCGGCGCTGGTGGTCGCCGCCACCGCCCTGGTCCTGCTCGTACCGGAGGTGCGCCGGATCACCCGCAGGCCCCCGCCCGTGAAGGGTTCCGCACCGGCCCCCGCGCCGGCGCAGGCCGCCGGGGCCGTCGGGGTCACCCCAGGCTGA
- a CDS encoding DUF4442 domain-containing protein, with translation MNVGELLAQTVPMARTLNLEFLETTPERAVVRLPDQPDFHNHVGGPHAGAMFTLAESASGAIVLAAFGDQLSRAVPLAVKAEIGYKKLAKGVVTATATLGRPAADVVAELDAGGRPEFPVTIAIQREDEAVTGEMTVVWTLRPNA, from the coding sequence ATGAACGTGGGCGAACTGCTCGCCCAGACGGTGCCGATGGCCCGCACCCTGAACCTGGAGTTCCTGGAGACCACCCCGGAGCGCGCCGTCGTCCGCCTGCCGGACCAGCCCGACTTCCACAACCACGTCGGCGGCCCGCACGCCGGCGCCATGTTCACCCTGGCCGAGTCCGCCAGCGGCGCCATCGTCCTGGCCGCCTTCGGCGACCAGCTCTCGCGCGCCGTGCCGCTCGCCGTGAAGGCCGAGATCGGCTACAAGAAGCTCGCCAAGGGCGTCGTCACCGCCACCGCCACCCTCGGCCGCCCCGCCGCCGACGTCGTGGCCGAGCTCGACGCGGGCGGCCGCCCCGAGTTCCCCGTCACCATCGCCATCCAGCGCGAGGACGAGGCCGTCACCGGTGAGATGACCGTCGTCTGGACGCTGCGCCCGAACGCGTAG
- a CDS encoding DedA family protein — MHIQEWLEEIPAISVYLLVGLVIGLESLGIPLPGEIILVSSALLASQHGQIDPVVLGLCAIAGAIIGDSIGYAIGRRGGKPLLERLGRRFPKHFGPDQVAMAERSFDRWGMWAVFFGRFVALLRIFAGPLAGVLRMPYWRFLVANVLGGILWAGGTTAVIYYVGIVAEPWLKRFSWLALVVALLIGLTVTLVLRSRMKKAAAEARAAEPSPQPATAPAGAPD; from the coding sequence GTGCACATCCAGGAATGGCTGGAGGAGATCCCGGCGATCAGTGTCTATCTCCTGGTGGGACTGGTCATCGGGCTGGAGAGCCTGGGCATCCCGCTCCCCGGCGAGATCATCCTCGTCAGCTCGGCGCTGCTCGCCTCGCAGCACGGGCAGATCGACCCCGTGGTCCTCGGCCTGTGCGCCATCGCGGGCGCCATCATCGGCGACTCCATCGGGTACGCCATCGGCCGCCGCGGGGGCAAGCCGCTGCTGGAGAGACTCGGCAGGCGGTTCCCCAAGCACTTCGGGCCCGACCAGGTGGCCATGGCCGAGCGCTCCTTCGACCGCTGGGGCATGTGGGCCGTCTTCTTCGGACGCTTCGTCGCCCTCCTGCGCATCTTCGCCGGCCCGCTGGCCGGCGTACTGCGGATGCCCTACTGGCGCTTCCTCGTCGCCAACGTCCTCGGCGGCATCCTCTGGGCCGGCGGCACCACCGCCGTCATCTACTACGTCGGCATCGTCGCCGAGCCCTGGCTGAAGCGGTTCTCCTGGCTGGCCCTGGTCGTGGCCCTGCTGATCGGGCTCACCGTGACCCTGGTCCTGCGCAGCCGGATGAAGAAGGCGGCCGCCGAGGCCCGCGCGGCCGAGCCCTCGCCGCAGCCGGCCACCGCCCCGGCGGGCGCCCCGGACTGA
- a CDS encoding gamma carbonic anhydrase family protein yields MTHQPNQAHQAHQGALIAGVGDRKPSVDPTAFTAPTSVVVGDVTLGAGASVWYSAVLRADCGPITLGADSNVQDNCTVHVDPGFPVSIGERVSIGHNAVVHGCTVEDDCLIGMGATVLNGAVIGAGSLVAAQALVPQGMVVPPGSLVAGVPAKVRRELTAEEREGIRVNAAMYTELAEQHRASVAPGA; encoded by the coding sequence ATGACCCATCAGCCGAACCAGGCGCACCAGGCACACCAGGGGGCTCTCATCGCGGGCGTCGGGGACCGGAAGCCGTCGGTGGACCCGACGGCCTTCACCGCCCCGACCTCCGTCGTCGTCGGCGACGTCACGCTCGGCGCCGGCGCGAGCGTCTGGTACTCGGCGGTGCTGCGCGCAGACTGCGGCCCGATCACGCTGGGCGCGGACAGCAACGTGCAGGACAACTGCACGGTCCACGTGGACCCCGGCTTCCCGGTGTCCATCGGCGAGCGCGTCTCCATCGGGCACAACGCGGTGGTGCACGGCTGCACGGTCGAGGACGACTGCCTGATCGGGATGGGCGCGACCGTGCTGAACGGCGCCGTGATCGGCGCGGGTTCGCTGGTGGCCGCGCAGGCCCTGGTGCCGCAGGGCATGGTGGTCCCGCCCGGCTCGCTGGTCGCGGGCGTGCCGGCCAAGGTGCGGCGCGAGCTCACCGCCGAGGAGCGCGAGGGGATCAGGGTGAACGCCGCGATGTACACGGAGCTGGCGGAGCAGCACCGCGCCTCGGTGGCCCCCGGCGCCTGA
- a CDS encoding acyltransferase, which produces MPKNQNTFSSLAALRGRVASRAVHAGWRWMQRAGAVTAEHPGRLRFGAIGEGTRLAFPQGTVFGERWIRLGGHCIIAEQVTLTAGMMPDLDLGADPVLVLGDGVVLGRGSHVIADARITIGNDTFCGPGVYITSTNHSYDDPHEPVGRQWPRSAPVEIGPGCWLGTGAVILPGAKLGRNVVVAAGAVVRGEVPDHAVVAGAPARIVRRWEPETGWQPPLRTPAPVPIPDGMTPEQLRGLALLAQAEQP; this is translated from the coding sequence GTGCCGAAGAACCAGAACACGTTCTCATCCCTGGCGGCCCTGCGCGGCCGCGTCGCCAGCCGCGCGGTGCACGCCGGCTGGCGCTGGATGCAGCGGGCCGGTGCGGTCACCGCCGAGCACCCGGGCCGGCTGCGCTTCGGCGCGATCGGCGAGGGCACGCGGCTCGCCTTCCCGCAGGGCACCGTGTTCGGCGAACGGTGGATCCGGCTCGGCGGGCACTGCATCATCGCCGAGCAGGTCACCCTGACCGCCGGGATGATGCCGGACCTCGACCTCGGCGCCGACCCGGTACTGGTGCTGGGCGACGGGGTGGTCCTCGGCCGGGGCAGCCACGTCATCGCCGACGCCCGGATCACCATCGGCAACGACACCTTCTGCGGGCCCGGGGTGTACATCACCTCCACCAACCACAGCTACGACGACCCGCACGAGCCCGTCGGCCGGCAGTGGCCCCGCAGCGCCCCGGTGGAGATCGGGCCGGGCTGCTGGCTGGGCACGGGGGCGGTGATCCTGCCCGGCGCGAAGCTGGGCCGCAACGTCGTCGTGGCCGCGGGGGCCGTCGTACGGGGTGAGGTGCCCGACCACGCCGTGGTGGCGGGGGCGCCGGCCAGGATCGTACGGCGGTGGGAGCCGGAGACCGGCTGGCAGCCGCCGCTGCGCACGCCCGCGCCGGTGCCGATCCCCGACGGGATGACCCCCGAGCAACTGCGCGGGCTGGCCCTGCTGGCACAGGCCGAGCAGCCCTGA
- a CDS encoding DMT family transporter: MTALFALATAVLWGLADFGGGLLTRRIPALTVLVVSQVAAVVVLGAIVLGTGAWSEAGPQLWFAVAAGLVGPAAMLAFYKALALGPMGVVSPLGSLGVVVPVGVGLAVGERPGPGQFAGIAVALVGIVLAGGPELRGAPVQRRAVVLTLVAAFGFGAVMALIAEASTTLTGLFLALFVQRVTNVAVGGVALLAQTRRGVPALPEGTGPRVLWSMLPALAFVGLADVAANGTYSIAAQNGPVTVAAVLSSLYPVVTAFAAFAVLKERLRSVQAAGAGLALAGTVLLAAG, from the coding sequence ATGACCGCCCTCTTCGCCCTGGCCACAGCCGTCCTGTGGGGCCTCGCAGACTTCGGCGGCGGGCTGCTGACCCGGCGGATACCGGCGCTCACGGTGCTGGTGGTCTCGCAGGTCGCCGCGGTCGTCGTGCTCGGCGCGATCGTGCTCGGCACCGGCGCCTGGAGCGAGGCGGGCCCGCAGCTGTGGTTCGCGGTGGCCGCGGGCCTGGTCGGGCCGGCCGCGATGCTCGCCTTCTACAAGGCCCTGGCCCTCGGCCCGATGGGCGTGGTCTCCCCGCTCGGCTCCCTCGGGGTGGTCGTGCCGGTCGGCGTGGGGCTGGCCGTGGGCGAGCGGCCGGGACCGGGCCAGTTCGCGGGCATCGCCGTGGCCCTCGTCGGCATCGTCCTGGCCGGCGGCCCCGAGCTGCGCGGCGCCCCCGTGCAGCGGCGGGCGGTGGTGCTGACCCTCGTCGCGGCCTTCGGCTTCGGCGCGGTCATGGCCCTGATCGCCGAGGCCTCCACCACGTTGACCGGGCTCTTCCTCGCCCTGTTCGTCCAGCGGGTCACCAACGTCGCCGTCGGCGGCGTCGCCCTGCTCGCGCAGACCCGGCGCGGCGTCCCGGCCCTGCCGGAGGGCACCGGGCCGCGGGTGCTGTGGAGCATGCTGCCCGCCCTGGCCTTCGTGGGCCTCGCCGACGTCGCGGCCAACGGCACCTACTCCATCGCCGCCCAGAACGGCCCCGTCACCGTGGCCGCCGTACTGTCCTCGCTCTACCCGGTGGTCACCGCGTTCGCCGCGTTCGCGGTCCTCAAGGAGCGCCTGCGCAGCGTCCAGGCGGCGGGCGCGGGCCTGGCCCTGGCGGGTACGGTCCTGCTCGCCGCAGGCTGA
- a CDS encoding helix-turn-helix domain-containing protein — MSDLEQLTQALARNLKRWRGERGFTLDALAARAGVSRGMIIQIEQARTNPSVGTTVKLADALGVSITTLLDHDRGPRARVVLPGQGVRMWSSGEGSEAHMLLGDDRRGPVEMWTYRLEAGDGTASDPHPAGTFEMLHVTEGELTLDLADDRYVVPAGGAVSFEANLPHAYRNEGTVPMLMTMAVSIPPVQGAGGHPV; from the coding sequence GTGTCGGACCTCGAACAGCTCACCCAGGCGCTCGCCCGCAACCTCAAGCGGTGGCGCGGCGAACGCGGCTTCACGCTCGACGCCCTGGCCGCCCGCGCGGGCGTCAGCCGCGGCATGATCATCCAGATCGAACAGGCCCGTACGAACCCCAGCGTGGGCACCACGGTGAAGCTGGCCGACGCCCTCGGGGTCAGCATCACCACCCTCCTCGACCACGACCGGGGACCGCGGGCCCGCGTGGTGCTGCCGGGGCAGGGGGTGCGGATGTGGTCGAGCGGGGAGGGCAGCGAGGCCCACATGCTGCTCGGCGACGACCGGCGCGGGCCCGTGGAGATGTGGACCTACCGCCTGGAGGCCGGAGACGGCACGGCCTCCGACCCGCACCCGGCCGGAACCTTCGAGATGCTGCACGTGACGGAAGGGGAACTGACCCTCGACCTCGCCGACGACCGCTACGTGGTCCCGGCCGGCGGCGCCGTCTCCTTCGAGGCGAACCTCCCGCACGCCTACCGCAACGAGGGCACCGTTCCGATGCTGATGACCATGGCCGTCTCGATCCCCCCGGTCCAGGGCGCCGGCGGCCACCCGGTCTGA
- a CDS encoding CoA-binding protein, protein MYGDQATIRRILTELGDTWAVVGLSNNRDRAAYGVAKVLQRYGKRVVPVHPKAETVHGEPGYASLDAIPFKVDVVDVFVNSALAGQVADDAVAAGAEAVWFQLDVVDEAAFARTRAAGVEMVMDRCPAIEIPAL, encoded by the coding sequence GTGTACGGCGACCAGGCGACCATCCGCAGGATCCTCACCGAGCTCGGTGACACCTGGGCCGTGGTGGGGCTGTCGAACAACCGGGACCGGGCCGCCTACGGGGTGGCGAAGGTGCTCCAGCGTTACGGCAAGCGCGTGGTGCCGGTGCACCCGAAGGCGGAGACGGTGCACGGGGAGCCGGGCTACGCGTCGCTGGACGCGATCCCGTTCAAGGTGGACGTGGTGGACGTCTTCGTGAACAGCGCGCTGGCCGGGCAGGTCGCCGACGACGCGGTGGCCGCCGGTGCCGAGGCCGTCTGGTTCCAGCTGGACGTGGTCGACGAGGCCGCCTTCGCGCGGACGCGTGCGGCGGGGGTGGAGATGGTGATGGACCGCTGCCCCGCGATCGAGATCCCCGCCCTGTAG